One Microtus pennsylvanicus isolate mMicPen1 chromosome 3, mMicPen1.hap1, whole genome shotgun sequence DNA window includes the following coding sequences:
- the Gramd2a gene encoding GRAM domain-containing protein 2A isoform X1, translating to MTALSRSEPVEADSNQQMHGKTASLKSSAPCTEKPEKVQEPPGDSLHWSEGSKGEEIKKYGREGTPLSKYNQQYHKLFKDIPLEEMVLKVCSCALQRDLLLHGRLYISPNWLCFHASLFGKDVKVVIPVVSVQLIKKHKMARLLPNGLAITTNTSQKYIFVSLLSRDSVYDVLRRVCTHLQPSSKKSLSVRKCPEEAECESPEVLIPEMKWRKVCPASASLSLPDNISCVSRIPTDSTDSCFPSRKPPGSEAICEEDALEEEPTMDQELRLWDSRLLKVIFVMICFLVMSSSYLAFRISRLEQQLCSLNWGRPLPGHR from the exons GTAGTGAGCCTGTCGAGGCGGACAG CAACCAACAAATGCATGGGAAGACAGCATCTCTGAAGAGCTCTGCGCCctgcacagagaaaccagaaAAGGTCCAGGAGCCCCCAGGTGACAG CCTACACTGGTCAGAAGGCTCGAAGGGTGAAGAGATAAAGAAGTATGGCCGGGAAGGG ACACCACTGAGCAAATACAACCAGCAGTACCACAAGCTGTTTAAAGACATCCCCTTGGAGGAGATGGTTCTCAAAG TGTGTTCCTGTGCCCTCCAGAGAGACCTCCTTCTCCATGGCCGGCTCTATATCTCTCCTAACTGGCTCTGCTTCCATGCCAGCCTCTTTGGCAAGGATGTCAAG gtggTCATTCCTGTGGTATCTGTGCAATTGATCAAAAAACACAAGATGGCGCGACTCCTTCCCAATGGACTGgccatcaccaccaacaccagCCAGAAG TACATCTTTGTGTCTCTGCTCTCCCGGGACAGCGTATATGACGTGCTGAGGAGGGTCTGCACCCACCTGCAG ccttCCAGCAAGAAGAGTCTGAGTGTGAGGAAGTGCCCCGAGGAGGCGGAGTGCGAGTCTCCG GAAGTCCTTATCCCTGAGATGAAGTGGAGAAAAGTGTGCCCAGCCTCCGCTTCCCTGTCACTCCCCGACAACATCTCTTGTGTCTCTCGGATACCTACAGACTCCACAGATAGCTGCTTCCCCTCCAGAAAGCCTCCAGGGTCTG AGGCCATCTGTGAGGAAGATGCATTGGAGGAAGAGCCCACCATGGACCAGGAATTGAGGCTGTGGGATTCTCGGCTTCTCAAAGTCATCTTTGTGAT GATCTGCTTCTTAGTGATGTCCTCATCCTATCTGGCATTCCGCATCTCCCGGCTGGAACAGCAGTTATGTTCCTTGAACTGGGGCAGGCCACTCCCAGGGCACAG GTAA
- the Gramd2a gene encoding GRAM domain-containing protein 2A isoform X2 yields the protein MTALSRSEPVEADSNQQMHGKTASLKSSAPCTEKPEKVQEPPGDSLHWSEGSKGEEIKKYGREGTPLSKYNQQYHKLFKDIPLEEMVLKVCSCALQRDLLLHGRLYISPNWLCFHASLFGKDVKVVIPVVSVQLIKKHKMARLLPNGLAITTNTSQKYIFVSLLSRDSVYDVLRRVCTHLQPSSKKSLSVRKCPEEAECESPEVLIPEMKWRKVCPASASLSLPDNISCVSRIPTDSTDSCFPSRKPPGSEAICEEDALEEEPTMDQELRLWDSRLLKVIFVMICFLVMSSSYLAFRISRLEQQLCSLNWGRPLPGHR from the exons GTAGTGAGCCTGTCGAGGCGGACAG CAACCAACAAATGCATGGGAAGACAGCATCTCTGAAGAGCTCTGCGCCctgcacagagaaaccagaaAAGGTCCAGGAGCCCCCAGGTGACAG CCTACACTGGTCAGAAGGCTCGAAGGGTGAAGAGATAAAGAAGTATGGCCGGGAAGGG ACACCACTGAGCAAATACAACCAGCAGTACCACAAGCTGTTTAAAGACATCCCCTTGGAGGAGATGGTTCTCAAAG TGTGTTCCTGTGCCCTCCAGAGAGACCTCCTTCTCCATGGCCGGCTCTATATCTCTCCTAACTGGCTCTGCTTCCATGCCAGCCTCTTTGGCAAGGATGTCAAG gtggTCATTCCTGTGGTATCTGTGCAATTGATCAAAAAACACAAGATGGCGCGACTCCTTCCCAATGGACTGgccatcaccaccaacaccagCCAGAAG TACATCTTTGTGTCTCTGCTCTCCCGGGACAGCGTATATGACGTGCTGAGGAGGGTCTGCACCCACCTGCAG ccttCCAGCAAGAAGAGTCTGAGTGTGAGGAAGTGCCCCGAGGAGGCGGAGTGCGAGTCTCCG GAAGTCCTTATCCCTGAGATGAAGTGGAGAAAAGTGTGCCCAGCCTCCGCTTCCCTGTCACTCCCCGACAACATCTCTTGTGTCTCTCGGATACCTACAGACTCCACAGATAGCTGCTTCCCCTCCAGAAAGCCTCCAGGGTCTG AGGCCATCTGTGAGGAAGATGCATTGGAGGAAGAGCCCACCATGGACCAGGAATTGAGGCTGTGGGATTCTCGGCTTCTCAAAGTCATCTTTGTGAT GATCTGCTTCTTAGTGATGTCCTCATCCTATCTGGCATTCCGCATCTCCCGGCTGGAACAGCAGTTATGTTCCTTGAACTGGGGCAGGCCACTCCCAGGGCACAGGTGA
- the Gramd2a gene encoding GRAM domain-containing protein 2A isoform X3, with protein sequence MTALSRSEPVEADSNQQMHGKTASLKSSAPCTEKPEKVQEPPGDSLHWSEGSKGEEIKKYGREGTPLSKYNQQYHKLFKDIPLEEMVLKVCSCALQRDLLLHGRLYISPNWLCFHASLFGKDVKVVIPVVSVQLIKKHKMARLLPNGLAITTNTSQKYIFVSLLSRDSVYDVLRRVCTHLQPSSKKSLSVRKCPEEAECESPEVLIPEMKWRKVCPASASLSLPDNISCVSRIPTDSTDSCFPSRKPPGSEPKQLQHMKGGGAAPLWLGPRVPQEDA encoded by the exons GTAGTGAGCCTGTCGAGGCGGACAG CAACCAACAAATGCATGGGAAGACAGCATCTCTGAAGAGCTCTGCGCCctgcacagagaaaccagaaAAGGTCCAGGAGCCCCCAGGTGACAG CCTACACTGGTCAGAAGGCTCGAAGGGTGAAGAGATAAAGAAGTATGGCCGGGAAGGG ACACCACTGAGCAAATACAACCAGCAGTACCACAAGCTGTTTAAAGACATCCCCTTGGAGGAGATGGTTCTCAAAG TGTGTTCCTGTGCCCTCCAGAGAGACCTCCTTCTCCATGGCCGGCTCTATATCTCTCCTAACTGGCTCTGCTTCCATGCCAGCCTCTTTGGCAAGGATGTCAAG gtggTCATTCCTGTGGTATCTGTGCAATTGATCAAAAAACACAAGATGGCGCGACTCCTTCCCAATGGACTGgccatcaccaccaacaccagCCAGAAG TACATCTTTGTGTCTCTGCTCTCCCGGGACAGCGTATATGACGTGCTGAGGAGGGTCTGCACCCACCTGCAG ccttCCAGCAAGAAGAGTCTGAGTGTGAGGAAGTGCCCCGAGGAGGCGGAGTGCGAGTCTCCG GAAGTCCTTATCCCTGAGATGAAGTGGAGAAAAGTGTGCCCAGCCTCCGCTTCCCTGTCACTCCCCGACAACATCTCTTGTGTCTCTCGGATACCTACAGACTCCACAGATAGCTGCTTCCCCTCCAGAAAGCCTCCAGGGTCTG AGCCCAAGCAGCTTCAGCACATGAAGGGAGGGGGAGCTGCCCCACTCTGGTTGGGACCCCGAGTGCCCCAAGAAGATGCCTAG